The following proteins come from a genomic window of Candidatus Anoxymicrobium japonicum:
- a CDS encoding plasmid maintenance system killer, producing MIQSFANTETEGFFVTGKSRRLPSEILKRAAMRLNQLHAATELNDLRMPPSNHLEALSGNRAGQWSIRINQQWRICFMFENGDAFNVEIVDYH from the coding sequence ATGATTCAGTCATTCGCCAACACTGAAACCGAAGGCTTTTTCGTTACAGGTAAATCGCGTCGCTTACCTTCGGAAATTCTCAAGCGTGCAGCCATGCGTCTCAATCAGTTGCATGCCGCTACAGAGTTGAATGATCTACGTATGCCGCCCTCTAATCACTTAGAGGCTCTTTCAGGCAATCGCGCCGGGCAGTGGAGCATACGCATCAACCAGCAGTGGCGCATCTGTTTCATGTTCGAAAATGGTGACGCATTTAATGTCGAAATAGTGGATTACCACTAG
- the higA gene encoding addiction module antidote protein, HigA family, producing MVYNGLTPIHPGEYLAEMLEELSISQASFARTIGVSPMRISHVVKGKRPVTAELALLFAKTFEQTPQYWLNLQASYDLKNAEKSIANRLFSIHSLAHA from the coding sequence ATGGTCTACAACGGTTTAACACCTATCCATCCCGGCGAATACCTGGCCGAAATGCTTGAAGAACTTAGCATCTCTCAAGCGTCGTTCGCTCGCACCATTGGCGTATCACCCATGCGCATTTCCCATGTCGTTAAAGGCAAGCGTCCGGTTACGGCCGAATTGGCGCTGCTGTTTGCAAAGACTTTTGAGCAAACTCCGCAGTATTGGCTCAATTTGCAAGCCAGCTATGATTTGAAAAATGCCGAGAAAAGTATCGCCAATCGTCTCTTTTCCATTCATAGCCTGGCTCATGCTTGA
- a CDS encoding transcriptional regulator, which produces MYIPKQFEEISVDLMHELIRAHPFATLVSHSASGLNANHIPLLLSASPSPYGTLQGHIARANPLFGEIADGIETLAIFHGPDAYISPSWYATKKETGKVVPTWNYAVVHAYGYLRVVDNASWLRAQLDALTDDNEAPLREPWAVSDAPPEYIEKMMAAIVGVEIVITKLLGKWKVSQNQPTQNHASLISALKANGLPESEAMAVLVEAGAKNNR; this is translated from the coding sequence GTGTATATCCCCAAGCAATTTGAAGAAATAAGTGTCGACCTCATGCACGAGCTTATCCGTGCGCACCCGTTTGCCACTCTGGTTTCACACTCGGCAAGCGGGCTAAATGCAAATCACATTCCGCTACTTTTATCGGCGTCACCATCACCTTATGGTACGTTGCAAGGCCATATTGCCCGGGCAAACCCATTGTTTGGCGAAATTGCGGATGGCATTGAAACATTGGCCATCTTTCATGGCCCTGATGCCTATATCTCCCCATCTTGGTATGCAACAAAAAAAGAAACCGGGAAAGTTGTACCCACCTGGAACTATGCTGTGGTGCATGCTTATGGTTATCTGCGTGTCGTAGACAATGCGTCGTGGTTGCGCGCGCAACTCGATGCACTGACTGACGATAATGAAGCGCCCTTGCGCGAACCGTGGGCAGTCTCCGACGCTCCGCCGGAATACATCGAAAAAATGATGGCAGCCATAGTTGGTGTAGAAATAGTCATCACGAAGCTGCTGGGGAAATGGAAGGTCAGCCAGAACCAACCGACACAAAATCATGCCAGCTTAATCTCGGCCCTGAAGGCGAACGGTCTACCGGAATCGGAGGCAATGGCTGTTTTGGTGGAAGCCGGCGCAAAAAATAATCGCTAA
- a CDS encoding SRPBCC domain-containing protein — protein sequence MASIAHRVGIKAPVARVYAALSTIDGLRGWWTKSITGTSEPGKIIDFQFLQPDGEILGAMGMEVLNLEPDKRVHWRCISGPDDWIDTEIVFDLSVEDPYTIVLFRHDHWREQSESMAHCSMKWATFLLSLKNLVESGKGKPSPDDVKIDNWN from the coding sequence ATGGCAAGCATCGCACATCGTGTAGGCATCAAGGCACCCGTTGCCCGGGTTTATGCTGCTCTTTCAACCATTGACGGCCTTCGCGGCTGGTGGACAAAGAGCATCACGGGCACTAGCGAGCCCGGAAAAATCATTGATTTCCAATTTTTGCAGCCCGATGGAGAAATCCTGGGCGCTATGGGCATGGAAGTCCTGAATCTGGAGCCTGACAAACGCGTGCATTGGCGTTGCATATCCGGCCCGGATGATTGGATAGACACGGAAATTGTCTTCGACCTGTCTGTGGAAGATCCATACACCATCGTCTTGTTCCGCCATGACCACTGGCGCGAACAGAGTGAATCCATGGCGCACTGCAGCATGAAGTGGGCAACTTTTCTCCTGAGCCTGAAGAACCTTGTTGAATCCGGCAAAGGCAAACCATCGCCGGATGATGTGAAGATCGATAACTGGAATTAA
- a CDS encoding glyoxalase/bleomycin resistance/extradiol dioxygenase family protein, with protein MPSQLYVNLPIKELERSVAFFTQLGFRFNPQFTDENATCMIISDEINVMMLVEPFFQTFTPKPLCNAAKNTEVLLAISVDSRNEVDVMVAKAKAAGAATPMQPRDYGFMYQHGFEDLDGHLWEVFYMDLEHVHNT; from the coding sequence ATGCCGAGCCAGCTTTATGTCAACCTGCCCATCAAGGAACTTGAGCGTTCCGTCGCCTTTTTTACGCAACTCGGGTTCCGCTTCAACCCGCAGTTTACTGACGAGAACGCCACCTGCATGATCATCAGCGATGAGATCAATGTGATGATGCTGGTGGAGCCGTTTTTTCAAACCTTTACGCCCAAGCCACTATGCAATGCTGCCAAAAACACCGAGGTGTTGCTGGCCATTTCGGTCGATAGTCGCAATGAGGTCGATGTCATGGTGGCAAAAGCCAAGGCCGCCGGTGCAGCAACGCCGATGCAGCCCCGTGATTACGGTTTCATGTACCAGCATGGTTTCGAGGACCTGGACGGCCACCTCTGGGAGGTGTTCTATATGGACCTGGAGCACGTGCACAATACGTAA
- a CDS encoding polyketide cyclase: protein MVSRTWTATSGRCSIWTWSTCTIRKPPHQPASKGGIVIQDNVIRSSRTFPVSRNALFQAFAEPNLLKLWWGPKGFTNTFEQFSFEPGGHWIFTMHSPEGKDFPNHSVFDEIIAPAKIRFRHICKPEFCMTMHFEGTEENSVLTWEMEFENAEIKNSLEKLVVPSNEQNFDRLEKVLGTA from the coding sequence ATGGTTTCGAGGACCTGGACGGCCACCTCTGGGAGGTGTTCTATATGGACCTGGAGCACGTGCACAATACGTAAGCCGCCGCATCAACCAGCCAGCAAAGGAGGCATCGTGATTCAGGATAATGTCATCAGAAGTTCGCGCACTTTCCCAGTATCGAGAAACGCGCTGTTTCAGGCTTTTGCCGAGCCGAACCTACTCAAACTATGGTGGGGGCCGAAAGGCTTCACCAACACCTTCGAGCAGTTTTCGTTTGAACCGGGCGGCCACTGGATCTTTACCATGCATTCGCCTGAAGGCAAGGATTTCCCCAACCATTCCGTGTTCGATGAAATTATCGCGCCAGCGAAAATCCGCTTCCGGCACATTTGCAAACCGGAGTTCTGCATGACCATGCATTTCGAAGGTACGGAAGAAAACTCCGTACTGACGTGGGAAATGGAATTCGAGAACGCCGAGATAAAAAACAGTTTGGAAAAACTGGTCGTACCCTCCAACGAACAGAACTTCGACCGCCTGGAAAAAGTATTGGGAACAGCTTAG
- a CDS encoding polyketide cyclase, whose product MSTNTVKLHRVLSAPPEKVYRAFLDADAMAKWLPPHGFTCKVHHLDAKVGGTYKMSFTNFSTGHSHSFGGEYLELIPNERIRNTDKFDDPNLPGEMVTTVSLKQVSCGTELNIVQEGIPDAIPPEGCYIGWQESLTLLALLVEPDIPDGQ is encoded by the coding sequence ATGTCTACCAACACCGTCAAACTGCATCGTGTTCTTAGTGCACCGCCGGAAAAAGTCTACCGGGCATTTCTTGATGCCGATGCCATGGCAAAATGGCTTCCACCGCATGGATTCACCTGCAAGGTGCACCACCTGGATGCCAAGGTTGGCGGCACTTACAAGATGTCGTTCACAAATTTCTCTACCGGCCATAGTCACTCGTTTGGCGGTGAATATCTGGAACTGATTCCGAATGAACGTATACGCAACACAGACAAGTTCGACGACCCCAACCTGCCGGGCGAAATGGTGACGACCGTTTCATTGAAGCAGGTTTCTTGCGGGACTGAACTGAACATCGTGCAGGAAGGTATCCCCGATGCAATCCCGCCTGAGGGGTGCTACATCGGTTGGCAGGAATCGTTGACGCTGCTTGCGCTGCTGGTCGAGCCTGATATTCCGGATGGCCAATAG
- a CDS encoding YqaE/Pmp3 family membrane protein, translating to MRLVLAIFLPFVAFFTIGRPLAGIICLILQITLIGWLPAAIWAVYALGQYKTDQKIEKALDSSKS from the coding sequence ATGCGTCTTGTTTTAGCCATTTTCCTGCCATTTGTGGCGTTCTTCACCATCGGCCGCCCACTTGCCGGCATCATCTGCCTGATTCTGCAGATCACCCTGATTGGCTGGCTGCCGGCCGCCATCTGGGCGGTTTATGCATTGGGGCAATACAAGACGGACCAGAAAATCGAAAAAGCGCTGGACTCATCAAAATCCTGA